One Chlamydiales bacterium genomic window, CTTATTTTGTATTGCCTTTGATTCTACTGACCGGGCTATATTTTACTTTTCGTCTTAAATGCCTACAGTTAACTAAATTGAAAATGGGATTTTCCTATCTCTTTAAGAAAAAAGATTCAAGGATGGAGGGGGAGATCTCTCACTATCAGGCAATCGCTTCAGTATTAGCAGGAAATTTTGGTACAGGAAACATATCTGGTATGGCCATTGCTCTTTCCACAGGAGGCATAGGGGCTTTGGTATGGATGTGGGTCATGACTTTTCTAGGCTCTATTATTCAATATGCGAATTGTTTATTGGGAGTCAAGTATCGATCTAAAAATCCCAAAGGAGAGTTTGTAGGAGGGCCGATGTATTATCTTAGCGAAGGGCTAAGAATCAAGTCAGTCGCATCTATATTTTCAATTTTTTTGATTATTGGAGCCTTTACAGTTGGAAATTTTGTTCAGATGAATTCTCTCGTTTTACCTTTACAATCTATTGGGATTGAGCCTGGGACGATTAGTCTATTCATGACATTTTTCATTGGTTTAGTGATTTTTCAAGGGAGAAGCCATGTGGCAAAAGTCTCATCATCTATTGTTCCTATCATGGGTTTGATCTATTTAGGCACGGCGACTTTTATTCTAGGGAACTATCCAGAAAAAACATTTTTTGCCATTTGTAATATGTTTAAAGCAGCTTGGAATGGAGATTCTGTTGTAGGGGGTACTTTTGGATTTGCTTTTATGACAGCACTATCAACTGGGTTTCATCGTGCAATTTTTGCGACAGATTTAGGAACGGGGATTGCTCCCATCTTGCAAGCTAATGCAAAAACTCACCATCCTGTGGTAGATGGTATTGTTGCATTGACAGCTCCGTTTGTAGTCATGATTGTTTGTACAGTGACTGGACTGGTTTTAATCGTGACAGGTGCTTTCCAGACAGGTTTACAAAGCACGAATATGGTGGCAGCAGCTTTTAAAGAGGGGATTGGATCTTCTGGTCCTTTCATTGTAATGGCCTCACTTGTTCTATTTGGTTACACAACAGCACTTGCTTGGGCAAAATGCATGGAGAGAGGAGTGGAATTTTTAATCGGACAGAAGTTTGTTCGTCCTTTCCAACTTCTCTATGTGATATTAGTCCCAGTTGGGGCATTTTTACGTGTCGATTTTGTCTGGATTTTAGCAGATATTGTTCTCTCTGCGATGCTCGTCTTAAACCTAATTGGGATTGTAGGTCTTTCAAAAGAAGTGATTCATGAAAGTTATGGCTTTTTTCTAGTTGATCAAATAGAAAAGCAGAATATTTAAAAATCGTTAGGGAAGATAATTTTTTTAAAAAAGAAGGGTAGACGACTAAAAATTTATCGTCTTCTGTTTTTTTAGGAATTCCTTTCTATCATCTGTAAATGTGTTGTACCTTAGCACACTGACAACCATGTTTACATGTACACTCCTTTGGAGGAGTACAGTGGATCACAAGAGGTACAGAAGATCTAAGGATAGCTAACATCGTATCAAATTCATCATTCGAAAGATAAGAATGAAGATTAGAAAGATAAAGTGTATCGATAGGACAATTGAATTTGTTGAGATTTTTGACTAAATCTTTACAAGTTTCTAATTGACGAAAGTCTCCAGTAATTGGAACAATTTTTTCTTCTCTTGCTAATGTTTTAATATACTCAAATTTCCCTGTCTGATCTTCTTTCCAAAGCCAGCTAGAAGGTCGGTCTATTTCAGCTTTCATTCTACATATTGGAGATGAATCACCTTGATAATGATTATATCTTTTAGGGTCTAGCTCCATATGTTTGCAAATTTTTTTTACGAAATCTTCATTCGTATTAGATTTATTTAAAATTTTTAAACATTCATTAATAAATTTCTTATTAAATGAATTAAAATCAATGATGACTGCATGATGAGATCGACGAGCAGCGATAATATCAAAATTATGTAATCCACTCAATCCAACATGACAAGAGAGTTGATTAGTCGGAGGAGGAGGTTCCTTTTCTATAAATTGAATGGTATTTTTTATTCCAGACTCATTGGATAGCACGTAGACACCGTGGATCTCTTGATGCATTTTTTCTTGACTCAACCTCTCTATGGTATCTTTAAAAGAAGTTGGTGTTTTTTTAGACAAGAGGGGAGAATGCCATGTTTTTTTCTTGCAAGATAGATACAATCCAATGATCAATTCAGAGGCCACGATTCCCATTGAAGAAGCTATCATTCCCATAGTTCCAACTCCCTTCAAAGATAGAGTGATGGTTGCTAAAATAGATAGCATTTGAATACAGATCGCTGTAATCCTCGAGATTTTAAAGATGGTTTGTTTCTTTTCTATCTCCCTGTGATTATAATGAAAAATTAAATTCACAATCATAAATAAAGTGTTTAAAAAACGTGTTATCTTTTTTCCAATAAGAGATCTATTAAAAAGACATAGAGTTTCTTACAATCTCTTTCCTTGAAATTTTTTACGGTTTCTCCAATATCCGTTTCCATAATCATAGGTTAACTCTTCACCTGATGAGATAGTTTTTATGGTGCGTAATAAGATGTGGAATAAACCTTGGCAATAAACTGCAATGGATTCACAGTTAGGTGAATCATCATGATTAATAAAACGAGTATAATTGCCTTGTTTTTTACTATCAATCGTATAGGCATGGGTTGAGATCCACTCGCGTGGATACATAAAACAATAGCGATTCGTATTAGGGAAAAACAGAGAACGTCGTCGTAAAACTCCAGTGTATTCACCAATGTATTGCCATTGTTTAAAGGGTTTTGTAGAAAAAAGCCCATAGCCGATCTCTTCATTGATCCATTGAATCGCTACGGGGGGAATCATGTGTTGAGTGAGCTCTTTAAAATGATAAGTTCCAAGCCATCGAGAGAATGGATGAATTTTTCTTTTTTTTTCAGCAGATCTGCATTTTTTGCGTATCGACTGCTCAGTTCTCCAGTCAGAAAAGGTGAGTTGTTTTAGATAGGTCAATCCAAAAAACTCTTCAAATTCTTGGATAGAGTATTCTTTTATTTTAGAGCTTTCTTTAGAAGAAATTTTTAGAGTCAAAAGAAGACACCTTGTCCGAGATGATCTTGTGGAGCTATTGTAATAGGACAAGATGTTCCAATGTTGTCTTTTACCTTTTTTATTGCGACTTCAGGGACATTGCATTCTTGAGAGAGGTGAGCTAGATGGATATGCTTTAGATTATCGTGGTAGATTTCAGATAAGAGTTCTGCACAGGCCTCATTCGAAAGATGACCACTGCGTCCTAGAACGCGTTGTTTATAAGAGATGGGTCGTGGACAAGCATGTACCATGGAGGGTTCATGGTTAGACTCTATCACGAGAGA contains:
- a CDS encoding amino acid carrier protein — encoded protein: MILLTGLYFTFRLKCLQLTKLKMGFSYLFKKKDSRMEGEISHYQAIASVLAGNFGTGNISGMAIALSTGGIGALVWMWVMTFLGSIIQYANCLLGVKYRSKNPKGEFVGGPMYYLSEGLRIKSVASIFSIFLIIGAFTVGNFVQMNSLVLPLQSIGIEPGTISLFMTFFIGLVIFQGRSHVAKVSSSIVPIMGLIYLGTATFILGNYPEKTFFAICNMFKAAWNGDSVVGGTFGFAFMTALSTGFHRAIFATDLGTGIAPILQANAKTHHPVVDGIVALTAPFVVMIVCTVTGLVLIVTGAFQTGLQSTNMVAAAFKEGIGSSGPFIVMASLVLFGYTTALAWAKCMERGVEFLIGQKFVRPFQLLYVILVPVGAFLRVDFVWILADIVLSAMLVLNLIGIVGLSKEVIHESYGFFLVDQIEKQNI
- a CDS encoding SET domain-containing protein-lysine N-methyltransferase translates to MTLKISSKESSKIKEYSIQEFEEFFGLTYLKQLTFSDWRTEQSIRKKCRSAEKKRKIHPFSRWLGTYHFKELTQHMIPPVAIQWINEEIGYGLFSTKPFKQWQYIGEYTGVLRRRSLFFPNTNRYCFMYPREWISTHAYTIDSKKQGNYTRFINHDDSPNCESIAVYCQGLFHILLRTIKTISSGEELTYDYGNGYWRNRKKFQGKRL